Proteins from a genomic interval of Sphingobacterium lactis:
- a CDS encoding M14 family zinc carboxypeptidase, with product MLKSIYKLALMAALTTTTMEGLAQKTPYELDKNGNTTVTYAELRTYYDKLLAGRTDAKLIDIGPTDTGKPLQLIVLSKDGDFDPQSIKAKGKAVMFINNGIHPGEPEGIDASMMFIRDILKAEHLPKDLVLCVIPVYNISGMLDRGVTRANQNGPDAYGFRGSRQHYDLNRDFIKGDTRNSRLFQQVFSTWDPDVFFDTHTSNGADYQYVMTLIETHKDKLHPKLAPYMKERFTDVLYTRMKAAGFPMIPYVDSKGETPESGLVSFLESPRYSTGYAALHNTIGYMPETHMWKPYKQRVESTYLLMKNLFEVAVAEAKTLVALRNDIKAEVSEQQSFPISWELDEEHVDTISFMGYASGKRASAVSGKDRLFYDRTKPFTKQVPYYTTYKPKVVVQKPKAYVLPQGYDRIVELMQLNGVKMEPLAKDTVLTVEMYYITGYKTYPNAYEGHYPHHSVEVCTERMEIPYYAGDWLIETNQPMNRYIIETLEPQGMDSFFNWNFFDAILSQKEYFSAYIFEDTAADLLAKDAELKKRFDDAKRADPKMMEEARLQLDWIYRQTPAYEKTHLLYPVGRML from the coding sequence ATGCTGAAATCGATCTATAAACTCGCTTTGATGGCCGCACTAACGACAACAACTATGGAAGGACTTGCCCAAAAGACGCCCTATGAACTCGATAAGAATGGAAATACAACCGTCACGTATGCGGAATTGCGTACCTATTACGATAAATTACTGGCAGGGCGTACGGATGCCAAGCTGATCGATATCGGTCCGACGGATACGGGGAAGCCGCTGCAGTTGATCGTGCTTTCTAAGGATGGGGATTTCGATCCGCAAAGCATCAAGGCAAAGGGTAAGGCCGTGATGTTCATCAACAATGGAATCCATCCGGGAGAACCGGAAGGGATCGATGCATCGATGATGTTTATCCGTGATATCCTGAAAGCAGAACATTTGCCGAAGGACCTCGTACTCTGTGTAATCCCGGTCTACAATATTTCGGGGATGTTGGATCGCGGTGTCACCCGAGCAAACCAGAATGGCCCCGATGCCTATGGTTTCCGCGGATCTCGTCAGCATTATGACCTCAATAGGGATTTTATAAAAGGCGACACCCGCAATTCAAGGCTCTTCCAACAGGTGTTCTCCACCTGGGACCCGGATGTGTTCTTTGATACCCATACCAGCAACGGTGCCGATTACCAATATGTCATGACGTTGATCGAGACCCATAAGGATAAATTGCATCCCAAGCTTGCGCCCTATATGAAGGAGCGCTTCACCGATGTGCTCTACACACGGATGAAAGCTGCCGGATTTCCCATGATCCCGTATGTGGATTCCAAGGGCGAAACCCCCGAGTCGGGTCTGGTGTCCTTTCTGGAAAGTCCGCGGTATTCCACGGGCTATGCCGCCCTGCATAATACTATCGGTTATATGCCGGAGACGCATATGTGGAAACCCTACAAGCAACGGGTGGAATCGACGTATCTCCTAATGAAGAATTTATTTGAGGTCGCCGTTGCGGAAGCCAAGACGCTGGTAGCCCTACGGAATGATATCAAAGCGGAAGTGTCCGAACAGCAATCTTTCCCCATCAGCTGGGAGTTGGATGAGGAGCATGTCGATACCATTTCATTTATGGGCTATGCCTCGGGGAAACGTGCAAGTGCCGTGTCAGGAAAGGATAGGTTGTTCTATGACCGCACGAAACCGTTTACCAAGCAGGTTCCGTACTATACGACGTATAAGCCAAAGGTTGTTGTGCAAAAACCGAAAGCGTATGTCCTTCCCCAAGGGTATGATCGGATCGTTGAGTTGATGCAGCTGAACGGAGTCAAGATGGAGCCGTTGGCAAAGGATACGGTTCTGACAGTGGAAATGTATTATATTACAGGCTATAAAACGTATCCCAATGCGTATGAAGGGCATTATCCGCACCATTCGGTTGAGGTGTGTACGGAAAGGATGGAGATACCTTACTATGCCGGGGATTGGTTAATCGAGACGAATCAACCAATGAACCGCTATATCATAGAAACCCTGGAGCCCCAAGGAATGGATTCCTTTTTCAACTGGAATTTCTTTGATGCCATCCTCTCGCAGAAGGAATATTTCTCAGCCTATATCTTCGAGGATACCGCTGCAGATTTGCTTGCAAAAGATGCGGAACTCAAGAAACGTTTCGACGATGCCAAACGCGCAGATCCTAAAATGATGGAGGAAGCGCGGCTGCAATTGGACTGGATCTACAGGCAAACACCGGCATACGAAAAAACGCACTTGCTATATCCGGTAGGGCGGATGTTATAG
- a CDS encoding DinB family protein — translation MSTAFMTQEQFLNHWQGHRNLTRKTIEKFPEKDLFEFRIGGMRTFADLIKELLSIALPGLEGIIANKTDGYSHDLPQATKAELLAEWDRQTPLITEAYKQLKPEQFPENYNLFGQFNAPIYENLLYFMDNEVHHRAQGYVYLRALGIEPPMFWER, via the coding sequence ATGAGCACAGCATTTATGACCCAAGAGCAGTTTCTGAATCATTGGCAAGGCCATAGGAACCTGACTAGAAAAACAATCGAAAAATTCCCGGAGAAGGATCTTTTTGAATTCCGTATCGGTGGGATGCGTACCTTTGCCGATTTGATCAAGGAACTCCTCAGTATTGCCCTTCCGGGGTTGGAAGGTATTATCGCCAATAAAACAGACGGATACTCTCATGACCTCCCGCAGGCTACAAAAGCGGAATTGCTGGCGGAATGGGACAGACAGACGCCATTGATCACTGAAGCGTATAAGCAATTGAAACCTGAGCAGTTCCCCGAAAATTATAATCTGTTCGGCCAATTCAATGCACCAATCTATGAGAATCTCTTGTATTTTATGGACAATGAAGTCCATCACCGGGCGCAAGGCTATGTGTACCTGCGGGCGCTGGGCATCGAACCGCCGATGTTCTGGGAACGGTAA
- a CDS encoding nuclear transport factor 2 family protein — MKNLVKTFAVAGLLFASSLTAFAIDKDKLNNAVVENVVEEYVNSSVRGDVAFVDQLFDEGFTQKFNTETDQPALSRSKFIQQLKRNEGVTYSCDVESQVVEKSGKYSLAKVTLDFGNFKRTDYLTMVQDAGVWKIKEVNSVFKSK, encoded by the coding sequence ATGAAAAATCTAGTAAAAACTTTCGCAGTAGCAGGACTATTATTCGCTTCCTCATTGACCGCCTTTGCCATTGACAAGGATAAACTGAACAATGCCGTTGTAGAGAATGTTGTGGAGGAATATGTAAACAGCTCCGTTAGAGGTGATGTCGCTTTCGTAGATCAATTGTTCGATGAGGGCTTCACACAGAAATTCAATACCGAAACCGATCAGCCGGCGCTTTCTCGATCAAAATTCATCCAACAATTGAAGAGAAATGAAGGTGTTACGTACAGCTGTGACGTCGAATCACAAGTGGTGGAGAAATCGGGAAAATACAGCTTGGCCAAAGTAACTTTGGACTTCGGCAACTTTAAACGTACAGATTACCTAACCATGGTGCAGGATGCCGGCGTATGGAAAATCAAGGAAGTAAATTCCGTTTTTAAGTCCAAATAA